A region from the Corylus avellana chromosome ca7, CavTom2PMs-1.0 genome encodes:
- the LOC132186612 gene encoding U-box domain-containing protein 35-like gives MGGGGQGQAKQWPTMSFDLVLKILSEIHHPHLLLLLGACLDHGCLVFEYMENGSLEDRLIRKNGTPPIPWFERYRIAWEVASALAFLHNSKPKPIIHRDLKPANILLDRNLVSKIGDVGLSMILHSDSCDTGPVGTLSYIDPEYQRTGSISPKSDVYAFGMIILQLLTAKPAIALPHIVETALSDGHLLEILDPEAGNWPIEETKELAELGLNCAELWRRDRPDLEEKVLPALERLKKVADRAQDSASRLRPSPPNHFICPIIKDVMDDPCVAADGYTYNRKAIEFWLEANNTSPMTNMPLLDKNLIPNYTLLSAIMEWKSRH, from the exons CTTAAAATCTTGAGCGAAATTCATCATCCCCATTTGCTTCTCCTTCTTGGAGCATGTTTAGATCACGGTTGCCTAGTCTTTGAGTACATGGAGAATGGTAGCCTGGAGGACAGGTTGATCAGGAAAAATGGTACACCCCCTATTCCTTGGTTTGAGAGGTACCGAATAGCTTGGGAAGTAGCCTCAGCTCTAGCCTTTCTTCACAACTCAAAGCCAAAACCAATTATCCATCGTGATCTGAAGCCGGCGAACATTTTGCTTGATCGTAACCTTGTAAGCAAGATTGGTGATGTTGGTCTTTCTATGATTCTTCATTCAGATTCTTGTGACACGGGACCTGTTGGGACACTCTCGTACATAGATCCTGAGTATCAAAGGACTGGGTCAATCTCTCCAAAGTCTGATGTTTACGCTTTCGGGATGATAATTTTGCAGTTGCTGACGGCAAAACCAGCAATAGCACTGCCCCATATCGTAGAAACTGCGTTAAGTGATGGTCATTTATTAGAGATTTTGGATCCAGAGGCTGGGAATTGGCCAATTGAGGAAACAAAGGAATTGGCTGAACTGGGACTCAACTGTGCTGAGCTTTGGCGTAGAGACAGGCCTGATTTAGAAGAAAAAGTACTTCCTGCACTGGAGAGATTGAAAAAGGTTGCCGATAGGGCTCAAGATTCAGCTTCCAGACTTCGACCCTCACCTCCTAACCACTTCATCTGCCCAATTATTAAG GATGTGATGGATGACCCTTGTGTCGCAGCGGATGGTTACACTTACAACCGTAAAGCAATAGAGTTCTGGCTTGAAGCGAACAATACATCGCCAATGACAAATATGCCATTGCTTGACAAGAATCTAATACCAAATTACACGCTTCTTTCTGCGATTATGGAGTGGAAGTCCAGACACTAA
- the LOC132186898 gene encoding UV-stimulated scaffold protein A homolog, which yields MEEEREEGGKVRALIEKATNSTAPEVDPRLLKAIKSVVRYSDRELRLAAQTLMDLMKRDHSQVRYLTLLIIDELFMRSKLFRTILVENLDLLLSLSVGFRRNLPLPAPPAVASVLRSKAIEFLEKWNSSFGIHYRQLRLGFDYLKNTLKFQFPNLQAHAARIQQERRERERRSKELLLKKFEMLKENFSSIKEEIKSTIDEIRECLDIVCAKDEFMPLGPIDDEDFEEFRSSELLQIRLNTLREGQKVHENNDNKVVFDALRELYKLLVTKHLVSVQEGISVLVRVEVADNRVRDSTLKELIDIRNCLQSVKKKCEESGCAVPNTTSCDDEEEDFWEEGKIGSLENERSTVPNNQNENLSMALASIELKNRTLESNNRGSNDNELPSLEGGETGTNSLRNKLLADAPMMSWGYFLNNWGSNREVLANQRGLELESHWGRVDYDAVIPAEKIAELNVHSTLYKEEQTEIQPCRAPLRKGGLCQRRDLRVCPFHGRIIPRDDEGKPLNHNSSKDEITLDSGTDLVEQVAKQAVKNVRERDKEVLKKREIDKRSLKRAKLAKIREHNDVVLRDAALASTSSSAAIGEDMEATNGEKLSARNKKETLSSMLRKKVTPKDRLAQRLLNTQVKDATVRELTLGEDSNYREAFPNQW from the exons atggaggaggagagagaagagggagggaAGGTAAGGGCTTTGATAGAGAAGGCGACAAACTCCACGGCTCCGGAGGTGGACCCTCGCCTCCTCAAGGCCATCAAATCGGTGGTCCGCTATTCGGATCGGGAGCTCCGACTCGCCGCCCAGACCCTTATGGACCTTATGAAGCGCGATCACTCTCAG GTAAGGTATCTCACGCTTCTCATAATTGATGAACTCTTCATGCGGTCAAAGCTTTTCAGAACCATCCTTGTTGAGAACTTGGATCTGTTACTAAGTTTGAGTGTTGGGTTCAGAAGAAATCTGCCTCTCCCTGCTCCACCAGCTGTTGCATCTGTTTTGCGCTCAAAGGCAATTGAATTCCTGGAGAAGTGGAACTCTTCCTTTGGGATTCATTACAGGCAGCTCAGATTAGGATTTGACTACCTTAAAAACACCCTCAAGTTCCAATTTCCAAATCTACAGGCACATGCAGCTCGAATTCAGCAGGAgagaagggaaagggaaagaagGTCAAAAGagcttttactaaaaaaatttgaaatgttgaAGGAGAACTTCTCATCAATAAAGGAAGAAATAAAGTCAACAATAGATGAGATTAGAGAATGTTTAGACATTGTCTGTGCAAAAGATGAATTTATGCCACTGGGTCCTATAGATGATGAAGATTTTGAAGAGTTTCGTTCATCTGAACTGCTGCAAATCCGTCTCAATACTTTAAGAGAAGGGCAAAAGGTTCAtgaaaacaatgacaataaaGTGGTTTTTGATGCATTGAGGGAGCTATACAAGCTTCTAGTGACAAAGCATTTGGTTTCAGTCCAAGAAGGCATTTCTGTTCTTGTAAGGGTCGAAGTGGCAGACAACAGGGTCAGAGATTCCACTTTGAAGGAGTTAATAGATATCCGAAATTGTCTCCAATCGGTGAAGAAGAAGTGTGAAGAATCAGGTTGTGCTGTTCCAAACACTACAAGttgtgatgatgaagaagaagatttctGGGAGGAGGGTAAGATTGGATCACTTGAGAATGAGAGGTCTACTGTACCCAATAATCAAAATGAAAATCTTTCCATGGCATTAGCATCTATCGAGTTGAAAAATAGAACTCTTGAAAGCAATAACAGGGGTTCTAATGACAATGAGTTGCCCAGTCTTGAAGGTGGTGAAACTGGTACAAACTCTTTAAGGAATAAGCTTCTGGCTGACGCTCCCATGATGAGCTGGGGCTATTTCTTGAATAACTGGGGCTCAAATAGGGAGGTTTTAGCTAATCAGCGGGGGTTGGAGCTTGAAAGTCACTGGGGTAGGGTGGACTATGATGCAGTTATCCCAGCTGAGAAAATTGCCGAACTGAATGTTCATTCAACTCTTTACAAAGAGGAGCAAACTGAAATTCAACCATGCCGTGCtcctttgaggaaagggggaCTTTGTCAGAGAAGAGACTTGAGAGTTTGCCCATTTCATGGACGTATTATACCTCGAGATGACGAAGGAAAGCCACTTAATCATAACTCTTCAAAGGACGAGATAACTCTTGATTCAGGGACTGATTTAGTTGAGCAGGTAGCAAAACAAGCTGTGAAGAATGTTcgtgagagagataaagaggtactgaaaaagagagaaattgataAACGGTCACTGAAGCGTGCAAAGCTTGCGAAAATTCGGGAGCACAATGACGTGGTTCTTAGGGATGCTGCATTGGCATCGACTTCAAGCTCTGCAGCTATTGGAGAAGATATGGAGGCAACTAATGGAGAGAAGCTGTCGGCCAGAAACAAGAAGGAAACACTGTCATCCATGCTGCGCAAGAAAGTAACACCAAAAGATAGGTTAGCTCAGAGGCTTTTGAATACACAGGTGAAGGATGCAACAGTAAGAGAGCTTACATTGGGTGAGGATTCAAATTACCGAGAAGCCTTCCCAAATCAATGGTAA
- the LOC132187562 gene encoding aspartyl protease family protein 2-like — protein MEPPPRNAAFSLLTILIFLSASSSASPLQYQTLVLNPLLSTQHTLSWAESASFMPDFTETDPDSSTTTLQLHHIDSLSFDKTPEQLFNLRLQRDAVRVKDLVSLASAVNRSRVPLPGGGFSSSVISGLSQGSGEYFTRIGVGTPPKYMYMVLDTGSDIVWLQCAPCKKCYSQADPVFDPTKSRSYAGISCASPLCRKLDSAGCNSRKTCMYQVSYGDGSFTFGDFSTETLTFRRTRVARVAVGCGHDNEGLFVGAAGLLGLGRGKLSFPSQTGRRFNRKFSYCLVDRSASSRPSSVVFGDSAVSRTARFTSLLVNPKLDTFYYLELLGISVGGKRIPGISASLFKLDPSGNGGVIIDSGTSVTRLTRPAYIALRDAFRAGASNLKRGPEFSLFDTCFDLSGMTEVKVPTVVLHFRGADLSLPATNYLIPVDTDGTFCFAFAGTLSGLSILGNIQQQGFRVVYDLAGSRIGFAPRGCA, from the coding sequence atggAACCCCCACCAAGAAATGCTGCCTTCTCTCTCCTCACCATTCTCATCTTTCTTTCCGCTTCTTCCTCAGCCTCACCACTTCAGTACCAAACCCTTGTCCTCAACCCGCTCCTTAGCACCCAGCACACCCTCTCATGGGCCGAGTCGGCCTCCTTCATGCCGGACTTCACCGAAACCGACCCGGATTCATCCACCACGACCCTCCAGTTGCACCACATAGACTCCTTGTCCTTCGACAAAACGCCGGAGCAACTCTTCAACCTCAGGCTCCAACGTGACGCTGTCAGAGTGAAGGACCTGGTTTCCCTCGCATCCGCCGTGAACCGGAGTCGCGTGCCTCTTCCGGGCGGCGGCTTTAGCAGCTCTGTCATCTCCGGGCTCTCCCAGGGCAGCGGCGAGTACTTCACGCGCATCGGCGTCGGGACACCCCCGAAGTACATGTACATGGTGCTCGACACTGGGAGCGACATCGTTTGGCTCCAGTGCGCTCCGTGTAAGAAATGCTACTCCCAGGCCGACCCGGTCTTCGATCCGACCAAATCCAGATCCTACGCCGGGATCTCCTGTGCGTCCCCACTGTGCCGCAAGCTCGACTCTGCGGGCTGCAATTCTCGCAAGACTTGTATGTATCAAGTCTCCTACGGCGATGGATCATTCACTTTCGGCGATTTCTCCACCGAAACGCTGACGTTCCGTCGTACCCGGGTGGCGCGCGTGGCGGTCGGTTGTGGCCACGACAACGAGGGCTTGTTCGTCGGTGCTGCGGGGCTGTTGGGACTCGGCCGGGGGAAGTTGTCATTCCCCTCGCAGACCGGTCGCCGGTTTAACCGGAAGTTCTCGTACTGTTTGGTGGACCGCTCCGCCTCATCCAGGCCGTCCTCAGTCGTGTTCGGCGATTCGGCGGTTTCTCGGACCGCCCGGTTTACTTCCTTGCTCGTCAACCCCAAGCTCGACACCTTTTACTACCTCGAACTGCTCGGGATCAGCGTCGGCGGGAAACGCATCCCTGGCATCAGCGCTTCGTTGTTCAAACTCGACCCCTCTGGAAACGGCGGGGTAATCATCGACTCGGGCACATCCGTTACTCGCCTAACCCGACCCGCTTATATAGCCTTAAGAGATGCGTTCCGGGCCGGAGCATCGAATCTGAAGCGGGGACCCGAGTTTTCATTGTTCGACACGTGCTTTGACCTGTCCGGGATGACGGAGGTGAAGGTACCGACGGTGGTGTTGCATTTTAGAGGCGCTGACTTGTCTTTGCCGGCGACAAATTATCTGATCCCGGTGGATACTGATGGTACCTTCTGCTTTGCGTTTGCCGGTACGTTGAGCGGATTGTCGATTCTTGGGAATATCCAGCAGCAGGGGTTCCGGGTCGTGTACGATTTGGCGGGTTCTCGGATCGGGTTTGCCCCGCGTGGGTGCGCGTGA
- the LOC132187183 gene encoding cyclic pyranopterin monophosphate synthase, mitochondrial, whose protein sequence is MFFRRLAVALPHSRRFFSSNSNHDLASAIDALNKEMESVFGEPPSDGPASSVRNEYKAEETQFVSHKGVKSTIGLTHIGSMGEAQMVDVSPKESSKRTAISSCKVILGKKVFDLVLANQIAKGDVLSVAKIAGISGAKETSSLIPLCHNITLTHVRVDLTLNPEDFSVDIEGEAASTGKTGVEMEAMTAVTIAALTVYDMCKAASKDIQITDIRLERKTGGKSGDWSREE, encoded by the exons ATGTTTTTCAGGCGACTTGCAGTGGCGCTTCCTCACTCAAGAAGGTTCTTTAGCAGTAACAGCAACCATGATCTTGCAAGCGCCATTGATGCCCTAAATAAG GAAATGGAATCTGTATTTGGTGAACCTCCATCAGATGGACCTGCAAGTTCTGTAAGAAATGAATATAAGGCTGAAGAAACCCAGTTCGTTTCTCATAAAGGAGTTAAAAGCACAATTGGCCTGACCCACATTGGCAGTATGGGTGAAGCCCAAATGGTAGATGTTTCTCCCAAAGAAAGTAGTAAGAGAACTGCAATTTCTAGTTGTAAGGTAATTCTTGGCAAGAAGGTGTTTGATTTGGTCTTAGCTAACCAAATTGCCAAGGGAGATGTCCTTAGTGTGGCGAAAATTGCAGGAATAAGTGGAGCAAAGGAAACTAGCAGTCTCATCCCACTATGCCACAACATAACCTTGACTCATGTTCGTGTCGATCTGACACTGAACCCTGAGGATTTTAGTGTGGATATAGAAGGGGAAGCTGCATCTACCGGAAAAACTGGGGTTGAAATGGAAGCAATGACTGCTGTGACCATTGCTGCTCTTACAGTTTATGATATGTGCAAGGCTGCTTCTAAGGATATCCAGATTACAGATATACGACTTGAGCGCAAAACTGGTGGGAAGAGCGGGGACTGGTCCAGGGAGGAGTGA